From a single Oreochromis niloticus isolate F11D_XX linkage group LG4, O_niloticus_UMD_NMBU, whole genome shotgun sequence genomic region:
- the svilc gene encoding supervillin isoform X8 — protein MENAVLEPRSERIARYKAERRRELAERYGSIDELPSKWVRRDEKKVHEPASQAHGGTLNSHGLSEKMNSRTQEVSNGLEAPAESDCLRRCLDPENEENSKADVKTDDRAKMSVAAKMSLFKELEKSSASEASAFLKPRSGCVSHERRSRRGNDHRFLTQPITCGEIVAISTPKPTPPVEVQSVQAESEEDGDESCKLSMSEKLALFNKLSLPGREGAGPADGPPERRRQKGARYRTQPITVEEVSLLQKGPVQLPALCLSPHMSDRQQASSVNLKPSEVRLSQSTSDAGTGLGKSGPTQQGPQCYDSEPGLKGILKKSRSAGSEWSRTEASQVDASYSHEQNGGGCREAAIHGSKAGGEREGTSTAPQRERREASGMEEGSQSAAPWRQRARNRRETIACTPIRALSEQDAPQQERSCQSKHELSFSSEKNSVDINGRAKQEEDQKAMSKMHDDTTDIKAVRVTSEECAPKLQETTNGSRSEYHVLEESENPHLENDNLQCWEPVFASVYSINTPQYIMCFNQTNLSFEAQEVFSPTNNQSQPQWRHKDKGTEFQMTEFGELKTQQESKGQEAGSTAKTSLVSGESRRNGIARNRRHSTDAPSCKNEVTPQSSSPTVATQEVKEETPVDEPNMFDGGFYCEQSPPSACPPACGGIAASEGEQDLGVFCQTNTPILTSAVAEHRRSVRPSRRTQGSRNPLRALAAREDIRQDFMGERVNSSAQERIQAEKKSKNSSMADSPPLRSEESSLDAETAKSYPPFSSLMLIHIKGRRHVQVRLVEPSVRSLNSGDCFLLVTPEHCILWSGEFANGQEKAKASELALFIQSQRDLGCFATQIVHLEEGMNSDSSVAADFWSLLGGRTQYKGAGAPEEDELYERSVVESNCVYRLVENKLVPHEQAWASIPSITLLASSEALVFDFGSEIYLWLGQDVSLRRRNVALQLTHQVWVGAYDYSNCQVNPLDPTQCNPAIQLRGEGRPSWALFGVLTESNETALFREKFLDWMCRVGGREEVASGTDQTQSIPVQSSQPLSPPSDFLSPCDAKALVSGQCLEGDGLVRTVLAGVDVQRGHGVIMLTEERQMELKTVAVDTWHVQEFDDSEIPVESNGQLYEGDSYVIRWKYSISTADNTDSSDECGTDPAPKEKTAFFLWRGRHSSVSGRDTAAFLSIGMRNHEESQVVVPQGKEPPCFLQLFKGGLVIHKGKQEEASINTDGWRLFCVRGELPEEGFLLEVDCCCAGLRSRGCVVLLNGQQGVLYLWIGCKAHSSTKEVSKRVVEVLSKICPSEVGLSKSSPVKVQVVEEGSEPEDFWTALGQKDRKAYDCMLQDPGKYNFTPRLFHLSASSGSFQAEELQSPIQMPGLVMAMPFVQESLYSVPQPALFLLDNRLEVYLWQRGQPEQTESSSAWRLWHHERKCAMQTALQYCKEINQRRPPHAYLILEGAEPLTFTNVFPRWEKSLEPHAQGDTGRAKLTLVQDALAQLMKTQYPLEELLRSPLPEGVDPQRLEVYLSNEDFQTILEMKRDEYASLPSWKQIDLKKSKGLFC, from the exons ATGGAGAACGCCGTCCTGGAGCCCAGATCAGAGCGGATTGCCCGCTACAAGGCTGAGAGGAGGCGAGAACTGGCCGAACGCTATGGCAGCATTGACGAGCTTCCTTCTAAGTGGGTGAGAAGGGATGAGAAAAAGGTTCATGAGCCAGCGAGCCAAGCGCATGGAGGAACGTTAAACTCTCATGGCCTGAGTGAAAAAATGAACAGCAGAACACAGGAAGTTTCAAATGGATTAGAGGCTCCTGCTGAGTCCGACTGCCTGAGAAG GTGCTTGGATCCAGAGAACGAGGAAAACAGCAAAG CAGATGTAAAAACAGATGACAGAGCCAAAATGAGTGTGGCAGCCAAGATGTCTCTGTTTAAA GAGCTGGAGAAGTCTTCAGCCTCCGAGGCCTCGGCCTTCCTCAAGCCTCGCTCAGGCTGCGTCTCTCATGAACGCAGGAGCCGGCGTGGCAACGACCATCGCTTTCTGACACAGCCAATCACCTGTGGAGAAATAGTGGCAATCAG CACTCCCAAACCAACACCACCAGTGGAGGTCCAGTCTGTGCAGGCTGAGTCAGAGGAGGATGGCGATGAGAGCTGCAAGCTGAGCATGAGCGAGAAGCTGGCCCTCTTCAACAAACTGTCCCTGCCTGGGAGGGAGGGAGCCGGGCCTGCTGACGGGCCCCCAGAGAGACGAAGGCAAAAGGGGGCTCGGTACCGCACGCAGCCCATCACTGTGGAGGAGGTCAGTCTG CTCCAGAAAGGCCCTGTTCAGCTTCCTGCCCTCTGTTTGTCCCCTCATATGTCTGACAGACAGCAGGCCTCGTCTGTCAACCTGAAACCCAGTGAGGTACGTCTTTCACAGTCCACATCAGATGCCGGCACTGGACTCGGAAAATCTGGTCCGACTCAACAGGGACCACAGTGCTACGACTCTGAGCCAGGCTTAAAAGGAATCCTGAAGAAGAGCCGCTCTGCAGGCTCGGAGTGGAGCAGGACAGAAGCCAGTCAGGTAGACGCATCATACAGCCACGAACAGAATGGTGGAGGCTGTAGAGAAGCGGCGATACACGGGAGCAAAGCCGGAGGTGAGAGGGAGGGAACTTCTACAGcaccacagagagagagacgagAGGCCAGTGGTATGGAGGAAGGTTCGCAGTCTGCTGCTCCCTGGAGGCAGAGGGctagaaacaggagggaaaccaTTGCCTGCACGCCAATAAGAGCCTTGTCAGAGCAGGATGCTCCACAGCAGGAGAGGTCCTGCCAGTCCAAACATGAACTGAGCTTTTCCTCTGAGAAAAACAGCGTAGACATCAATGGAAGAGCCAA GCAAGAGGAAGACCAAAAGGCCATGAGTAAGATGCATGATGACACCACAGATATAAAAGCTGTCCGGGTCACCTCAGAAGAGTGCGCGCCTAAACTGCAGGAGACAACCAACGGCAGCAGAAGTGAG TATCATGTGCTGGAAGAGTCAGAAAACCCTCATCTTGAGAATGACAACCTTCAGTGCTGG GAGCCCGTCTTTGCCTCTGTCTATTCTATCAATACGCCCCAATATATCATGTGTTTTAATCAG ACTAACCTCTCCTTTGAGGCACAAGAAGTCTTCTCTCCTACGAACAATCAGAGTCAGCCTCAGTGGAGACATAAG GATAAAGGAACTGAGTTTCAGATGACTGAATTTGGAGAATtgaaaacacagcaggaaagcAAAGGGCAGGAGGCTGGAAGCACGGCTAAGACAA GCCTTGTATCTGGCGAATCACGTAGAAATGGTATCGCTCGCAACAGGAGACACTCCACTGATGCTCCATCATGCAAAAATGAAG TGACTCCACAGAGTTCTTCACCAACAGTCGCTACTCAGGAGGTAAAGGAAGAGACGCCTGTTGATGAACCAAACATGTTTGATGGCGGTTTCTACTGTGAGCAGTCACCTCCTTCAGCCTGCCCCCCAGCTTGTGGTGGGATTGCTGCCTCAGAGGGTGAGCAGGACCTGGGAGTCTTCTGCCAGACCAACACACCCAT ATTGACCTCAGCAGTAGCAGAGCACAGGCGGTCGGTACGTCCGTCCCGTCGGACTCAAGGCTCCAGAAACCCTCTGAGGGCTCTCGCAGCCAGAGAGGACATCAGGCAGGACTTCATGGGGGAGAGAGTCAATTCATCGGCTCAGGAGAGGATCCAAGCAGAAAAAA aGTCTAAGAACTCGTCTATGGCAGACTCACCTCCCTTAAGATCTGAAGAATCCTCCTTAGATGCCGAGACAGCTAAGTCTTACCCGCCCTTCAGCAGCCTgatgctaattcacatcaaag GTAGGCGGCATGTTCAGGTCCGCCTGGTTGAGCCCTCAGTGCGGTCACTGAACAGCGGAGACTGCTTCCTGCTGGTCACTCCAGAGCACTGCATCCTGTGGAGTGGAGAGTTTGCCAACGGACAAGAAAAAGCAAAG gcCTCTGAGCTGGCTTTGTTCATCCAGAGCCAAAGGGACCTTGGTTGTTTTGCTACTCAAATTGTCCACCTGGAGGAGGGCATGAACTCTGACAGCAGTGTGGCTGCAGACTTCTGGAGTCTGTTGGGAGGAAGAACACAGTACAAAG GAGCTGGTGCTCCAGAGGAGGATGAGCTCTATGAGCGCAGTGTGGTGGAGTCCAACTGTGTGTACAGACTGGTGGAAAACAAACTGGTGCCTCATGAACAGGCTTGGGCCTCCATCCCCAGCATCACCCTGCTGGCCTCCTCTGAG GCCCTGGTGTTTGATTTCGGCAGTGAGATCTATCTGTGGCTCGGACAGGACGTTTCCCTCAGGAGGAGAAATGTTGCTCTCCAGTTGACTCACCAGGTGTGGGTTGGAGCTTATGACTACAGCAACTGTCAAGTAAACCCACTGGATCCCACTCAGTGTAACCCTGCAATTCAGCT ACGAGGAGAAGGCCGTCCCAGCTGGGCTCTGTTCGGCGTCCTCACTGAGAGCAACGAGACGGCTCTGTTCAGGGAGAAGTTCCTGGACTGGATGTGCAGGGTTGGAGGCAGAGAGGAAGTGGCTTCAGGGACGGATCAGACGCAG TCCATCCCAGTCCAGTCGTCCCAGCCGCTCTCCCCTCCATCAGACTTCTTGAGTCCCTGCGATGCCAAAGCTCTAGTATCGGGTCAGTGCTTAGAAGGTGACGGTTTGGTCCGTACTGTGCTGGCTGGGGTCGATGTCCAGAGAGGTCATGGTGTCATCATGCTGACGGAGGAACGTCAGATGGAGCTTAAAACAGTAGCGGTGGACACCTGGCACGTCCAGGAGTTTGACGACAGTGAAATCCCAGTGGAGAGCAACGGACAGCTTTATGAAGGAGACTCTTATGTAATCCGCTGGAAGTACAGCATCAGTACAGCTG ACAACACAGACAGCTCAGATGAGTGTGGGACAGATCCTGCACCAAAGGAAAAGACGGCCTTCTTCCTGTGGCGAGGCCGTCACTCCAGTGTCAGTGGACGGGACACAGCTGCTTTCCTTTCCATCGGGATGAGGAACCATGAAGAGTCACAG GTGGTTGTGCCTCAGGGAAAAGAACCGCCCTGTTTCCTGCAGCTTTTCAAGGGAGGCTTGGTCATTCACAAAGGAAAGCAAGAGGAAGCTTCCATCAACACAG ACGGTTGGCGTCTGTTTTGTGTGCGAGGGGAGCTCCCAGAAGAGGGTTTTCTGTTAGAGGTGGACTGCTGCTGTGCGGGTCTGAGGTCTAGAGGCTGTGTTGTCCTGCTAAATGGCCAGCAGGGAGTGCTCTATCTCTGGATTGGTTGTAAGGCTCACAGCAGCACAAAGGAAGTCAGCAAGAGGGTGGTGGAGGTCCTCTCTAAAAT ttgTCCATCAGAGGTGGGTTTAAGCAAAAGCAGCCCTGTAAAGGTGCAGGTAGTAGAGGAAGGTTCAGAGCCAGAAGACTTCTGGACAGCACTGGGACAAAAGGACAGGAAGGCCTATGACTGCATGCTGCAAG ATCCAGGAAAGTATAACTTCACGCCTCGCCTCTTCCACCTGAGTGCCTCCTCTGGGAGTTTCCAGGCCGAGGAGCTCCAGAGTCCGATACAGATGCCGGGGCTTGTGATGGCAATGCCTTTTGTCCAGGAGAGCCTGTACAGTGTACCACAACCAG CTTTGTTCCTGCTTGACAACCGTCTGGAGGTCTACTTGTGGCAGAGAGGTCAGCCTGAGCAGACAGAGAGCTCCTCAGCCTGGAGACTCTGGCATCATGAGAGGAAGTGTGCCATGCAGACAGCGCTGCAGTACTGCAAAG aaataaaccagaGAAGGCCGCCACATGCATATCTCATCCTCGAGGGGGCTGAGCCTCTCACCTTCACTAATGTCTTCCCACGCTGGGAGAAAAGCCTTGAACCTCATGCACAG GGTGATACAGGGCGAGCGAAGCTGACCTTGGTGCAGGACGCCCTGGCCCAGCTCATGAAGACCCAGTATCCTCTGGAGGAGCTGCTGCGGAGCCCCCTTCCTGAAGGAGTGGACCCCCAGCGCCTGGAAGTCTACCTGTCCAACGAGGACTTTCAG ACTATTTTGGAAATGAAGAGAGATGAATATGCCTCCCTCCCAAGCTGGAAGCAAATTGATCTGAAGAAAAGCAAAGGGCTGTTTTGTTAG